The nucleotide sequence TGTCTTTAAATCTATAATTTTTAGTCAAAGTAATAATTTCCATGTTATATTTTACTTCTGCTTCACGCATTAGCTTAGGAATAGCGCCTATAAAGCCATATATTCGTTGCAAACTATCTCCAATAAAAATCACTCTTGAATCATTAGATATTATTTTTTTTAGTAGTGTCCAACTTAAAATATTAGTGTCTTGAAATTCATCAACTATTACGGTCGGGAAATAATTTTTATAAAATTCTAGTATGTTAGGATATTTCCTAAATAATTCTAGAATCAATAATATTATTGCATTGAAAGGAATATATTGACGATTTAAAATTTTTTCTTTTACTTCTCTAACATAAGTCTCAAAATTTTTTTCAATATATGTTTCATTACAATCTTTTACTGCTTTATTATAATCTATAAATATTTTGTACTGATCATATCCTAACTTTGTAATTTGATTCAAATCCTCTTGTTTAGAGTCATCAAAAGTTTTTAGAGTATCTATATTTCTTAAAGTTTCATGTAATAAATAACCATATAATTTTAAAATATGCCGGCAAAAGCCATGATAATTGGAAATAAATAAGTTGTCTTGATGTTTTATAAAATAAGATTCTTTTGTTTGAAGAAGTTTGGGGAGTTGTTCTGCAACATCTTTTTTTATTTTGTAAGCTGCATTGACACTAAATGTTAAAGCAAGAATTTTCTTGGGATTTTTAACTTGATTACTAGCCAGCATATAAGCTATTTTACTGATCATTGTTTTTGTTTTTCCATAACCTGCTGGAGCTTCAACAATGAGTTTTTTGGCTTGTGAGAAAATAACTTCAAGTTGTTTCTCATCATTACAATGTAAAGCTTTAATTTTTTCTTCTATTTCCGATGGCTCGAACTTACTTAACATAGTTTGATAGTTCCTCTGCTGTTTTGATAACAGTTTGATATATTTGTGGTATTTCATCCAGCTGTTCAGCTAGATATCTACCATTAATAATAGTTTTAGTGTTACGTAGGATTTTTAATATTTCTTCCTTTGACTCGAATTTTAGTTTTTTAATTTGCTCTTGATTAAGATTTTTAAACTGAGAATATAACGACTTGTTATGGTCTATAGTAGTTGATACTAACTGTTGAGCCTTTTGCACCATAAACTTAAGTTTTTTTGGAGTTTCGGACTCAACATATAATATATAATCTAAAAGATCCAAGCTATTAAATATCTCATCTTCAAAATCCTCTAATTCTGTAAAAAATAAATTTTCAATCTTTTTACTTTCATAAATTTTTTTTTGATCAGAATCCATTATCCCAACACTAAGAATACCAAATTTCTTTAACAAATTCATTAAAGGCACTATTGAGTGTGGACTTCCTGCTTTAATTATACTAATTCCTAATTCATCTAAATTTATGTTCATTTTTTGAACGAAAACAGGAAAAGCACCAAGTTCACTATCACCTTCTACTAAAATTACCACTTTGGAAAAAAAAGCCTCCTTAATATAAGGTAAATTTCTTAGTAATTGCTTTTCTGTCTTTTTCTCTAAAACAATCTCTTTTCCACTTTTTACCGTTAATTTTTTATCATTTATATCCACATAAAATCTAATAATTTTTTTGTAATCATCTAATAAAATACTAGGGGAATGAGAAACAATTATTATTTGACCTAGGAGTCTGTCTATAGAAAATAAAGTTCTTAGTAGCTCAGAAAAATCTTTGTCTTCATTAATTACTATTTTTTTAAGGTATTTCACTAATGCTCTTTGAGCATAAGGATGTAAATGAATTTCTGGTTCATCCAACCCTATTAGTATAGGTAAACATTTTTCGGCTGTTGATTCATCTTCAAAAATACATTTTTTAAAATTTTTTTTATTATTCAAAGATAACAGTTTTTCTAGTAATGCAAGTGGAATAAGGCTATAAAACTGAACTCCATAACTCAGATTTTCTAATCGTCGTTTTTGATCATCGGCTAGAATAATTAATTTAGTTAGTAAATTTTCTTGATTGTTTTCTAAAATAGCTTCTATAAAAAAATCTTTAAACGGCTTAATTTTTTGCAAATTTCCAGTTACTTCTAACAACAATTCATTTATTTTAGACTTGTCTATAAAATCTAGATCTTGAGTTTGACTATTTTCTAAATATTTAAAGACAATATAGTTTAAAAACTTTCCAGCACCTTTTATTTTATCAAATTTAAGCTCAGAAGAAGGGTTTCTGAGTGAATCATAATCAATATAGTTAATACATTTCAAGTCAGCCCTTGGAATAAAACTACCTGATTCTTTATGTTTAAATTCAAGATTATCATCCACAGACTCTTGAACTGCTACTATATTTAAAATATGACTATTTTCAGGATCAAATAAATCATTAAACATCCCTATTTCCAGGGTTTCAAGCTCTAAAGAAAATTCTACTTCTATAGCTCTATCAGAATTATAAAAATCATCTTCCTTAAAACGCTGTTGATTAAAAAGTATATTGAGAAGTTTAAGTAAATTTGATTTACCTAAATTATTTTCTCCAATAATAAAGTTAATATCTGGATGAAAAATAAGTTCAACACCATCAAGGTTTCTATAGTTCTGGATTTTGAGGTTTATTATTTTCATGCTTGAATGGATTGATGATACTTTTCCTTTAATGAGCAAGATATGAAATTTTTTTAAGCTCAAAAAGGTCAAAAATGGCTTTTTAAGCGCTTATTAATTCTATTGTAGTGGCTGAATTAGATAATTCTCTACCTTTGTTTAATAATTGTTCATCTCTACAAACGATAATCGACAGAGATCCCTTCGGGATCTCGCGTAAGCGAGCGCGCATTCCCCAAACTCCCACAAAGCCGCAATCTTAAACTTCTTCCCACACATCCAAACCGACTTAAACTGCCATTCAATCTTATGACAAGCTCAATCAGCATAACAAGCCGCACACAAGCGAATCGGTTCAAACATCATCCCCTCACCCCTTGGTGGTAACATTTTCCGCAACCCCCCATTATTAGGCGGCTGTTGGAGTCAAGAGCATTTAACCTTAGAATATTACTAGAAGATTACTAGACTACCTAAACACTTAGATGTATAATTTCTAGGTAGTAAGGCTTTTATTGAAGCACTTAACGGGACTGACGGGGCTCGAACCCGCAACTTCCGCCGTGACAGGGCGGTGCTCTAACCAATTGAACTACAGTCCCATTTCCGACACAATTACTATATTAGCAAATCTAAAACCCTCTTGTCAAATATTTTTTAAAAATTCTTGAAAGCTTTACCACGTAAGGGCTAAGCTGTAATCATCAACCCGAAGTAAGTCCCGTCGAACCAAAACCGCCGCTTCCTCGGGAAGTTTCGCTTAAATACTCAACTTCTTCAACCTCTACTCGAATTACGGGAGCAATAACCATCTGAGCAATTTTCATTCCCCTGGTCACTTTAAAGGGATTTTTGCCATGATTGATTAAAATAACCCCTATTTCTCCTCGATATCCTTCATCAATGGTTCCGGGGGTATTGAGAACTGTTATCTGATGTTTTAAGGCTAATCCACTTCTAGGACGGATTTGGGCTTCTGTATTTGGGGGTAATTCTATAGCGATTCCTGTAGGGACTAATTGGCTTTCTCCTGACGGTATTTCTAAGTCTTTTATAGAGGTTAAATCTAACCCAGAATCATCTGGATGTACATATGTGGGAAGAATAGCAGAATATTCTAATTTCGTAATTTTTAGTTTCATTTTTTTTTGCTTGATAAATATTTATACCTAACTCTCTTTTGAGGTCTATATCGCTTAAAACAGTCATAAGATCACATTTTCCTCGATATTAATTTTTCTTTATTAGGGGTTGATCTTGTATATAGAAATAGGCTTGAGTATTAGATAAAGCCATCTCCGCTTTTTGTAACTCAGTTCCTAAATACATCGCGTGTTCAACTTGAAGACTAGGACAATTTGAGGCTATTTGCTGATAAAGTTTTCGGGCAGATTTTCCCGTGTAACAATTAACAACTTCTCCTGTTCCTGGTGTTGTATGCTCCACAATAATTATATCATCCTGTAGGCTGATGACAAAACTTCCATTAGGATCATCAAAGTCTCGTTGTTGACATATTTTAGAATATTGTTCTTCAATTAATCGTTCTGCATACTCCCAACAATCACTATAAATATGAGCGCTTTGACTAACAATAATCAGAGAACCCATCTTTAAAGAA is from Gloeothece verrucosa PCC 7822 and encodes:
- a CDS encoding ATP-dependent nuclease, which codes for MKIINLKIQNYRNLDGVELIFHPDINFIIGENNLGKSNLLKLLNILFNQQRFKEDDFYNSDRAIEVEFSLELETLEIGMFNDLFDPENSHILNIVAVQESVDDNLEFKHKESGSFIPRADLKCINYIDYDSLRNPSSELKFDKIKGAGKFLNYIVFKYLENSQTQDLDFIDKSKINELLLEVTGNLQKIKPFKDFFIEAILENNQENLLTKLIILADDQKRRLENLSYGVQFYSLIPLALLEKLLSLNNKKNFKKCIFEDESTAEKCLPILIGLDEPEIHLHPYAQRALVKYLKKIVINEDKDFSELLRTLFSIDRLLGQIIIVSHSPSILLDDYKKIIRFYVDINDKKLTVKSGKEIVLEKKTEKQLLRNLPYIKEAFFSKVVILVEGDSELGAFPVFVQKMNINLDELGISIIKAGSPHSIVPLMNLLKKFGILSVGIMDSDQKKIYESKKIENLFFTELEDFEDEIFNSLDLLDYILYVESETPKKLKFMVQKAQQLVSTTIDHNKSLYSQFKNLNQEQIKKLKFESKEEILKILRNTKTIINGRYLAEQLDEIPQIYQTVIKTAEELSNYVK
- the dut gene encoding dUTP diphosphatase; amino-acid sequence: MKLKITKLEYSAILPTYVHPDDSGLDLTSIKDLEIPSGESQLVPTGIAIELPPNTEAQIRPRSGLALKHQITVLNTPGTIDEGYRGEIGVILINHGKNPFKVTRGMKIAQMVIAPVIRVEVEEVEYLSETSRGSGGFGSTGLTSG